A single region of the Terriglobales bacterium genome encodes:
- a CDS encoding type II toxin-antitoxin system VapC family toxin, whose translation MRLLLDTSTFIWAIGSPDRLSKRAAAAMEPQEIIAEVSAICLSEIAVKYATGKLNLAIDAVRAGIQDFNLRVLPYTATHAYQLYNLPLHHLDPFDRMIIAQALAEGIPIVTSDSQFRKYRDLKVIW comes from the coding sequence ATGCGCCTTCTTCTCGATACTTCCACATTCATCTGGGCTATCGGTTCGCCGGATCGGCTGTCAAAGCGAGCAGCGGCTGCGATGGAACCGCAGGAAATAATTGCCGAAGTAAGCGCGATTTGCCTCTCTGAAATCGCCGTCAAATATGCGACCGGCAAATTGAACCTCGCAATCGATGCCGTACGCGCTGGGATTCAAGATTTCAACCTGCGGGTTCTGCCGTACACTGCGACCCATGCCTACCAGCTATATAATTTGCCTTTGCATCACCTAGATCCGTTCGACCGCATGATCATCGCCCAGGCTTTGGCCGAAGGCATCCCGATCGTCACGTCCGATTCACAGTTTCGGAAGTATCGCGATCTGAAAGTGATCTGGTAG
- a CDS encoding type II toxin-antitoxin system prevent-host-death family antitoxin, protein MKVSVADAKNRLPELIKAAENGESVTICRRGTPVVDLVRTASAPSGKRKFGTLKGKIVEVDPDWWKPMTDQEVDDFLEGRY, encoded by the coding sequence ATGAAAGTCAGCGTTGCGGACGCAAAGAATCGGCTGCCGGAATTAATCAAGGCGGCCGAAAACGGGGAATCAGTGACCATCTGCCGCCGCGGAACGCCTGTAGTGGACTTGGTTCGGACTGCATCTGCGCCGAGCGGCAAACGCAAATTTGGCACCCTGAAAGGGAAGATTGTTGAGGTCGATCCTGATTGGTGGAAACCGATGACTGACCAAGAAGTGGACGACTTTCTGGAGGGGCGCTATTGA